The Kryptolebias marmoratus isolate JLee-2015 linkage group LG7, ASM164957v2, whole genome shotgun sequence region AGACAGAGATCCTCTTCAGGAAGCGAGGATCATGAACTGGGTCTTCTCTGGGATCACCAGACAGAAAGACACCCTGAGGAGGAGCCTGAGGAGCAGTCGGAGGAACAGTGTAGGACCATCGTCTGAGAACCGTCCGTCCACCCCATCCTCCATCAAGGACGAGTAACTTTCacctggtttttgttgttgaatgaaacatttgaaacaaatctTGACTCGGAGGAATAGAAAGGATTTtcctgatgtttgttgtttcctgtttccagttCGGACAGCGCTGGAGCTTAGTGGACAGACGGAGAAGAACTgtgaacatttaaagacaatCACTATGTTGGTTAGGGTTGGTTATGGTTGGTTAGGTTGGTTACCAGTCACCGGCCACTTTATGAGGACCAGGCTGGACCCCTCTGTCTTCAGATGTTGGAAACGTTCCTCAGAGGTTCTGATTGGACGGAGATCTGGAGGCCGTGGAGTCCGACCTCTGATTGTTTGATGTCCTTTTGTCTCCATCCTGATGCTGTTTGAACTTCATCACGTCGTCTTCATCATCTGCTGCCACGTGATTGGCTGATTATCTGATCGTGTTAACAAGCAGTTGGACCTAATAAACTGGCTCGTGAGCGTAcgtgtatatataaatatatgcagTATTTATggaagtatttttaaataaaactgtttattggTTATTTGGTATTTGGTATTATTCTCGTCCCACTTGATGAATCTGATGATGTAAGTAATCAGTTTTATCTGTAGTACAGCTGTAGTAACCAGCTGGTACCTGTAGTACAGCTGTAGTACAGCTGTAGTACAGCTGTAGTACCCAGCTGATGTCTGTAGTACAGCTGTAGTAACCAGCTGGTACCTGTAGTACAGCTGTAGTACAGCTGTAGTACAGCTGTAGTACCCAGCTGATGTCTGTAGTACAGCTGTAGTAACCAGCTGGTACCTGTAGTACAGCTGTAGTACAGCTGTAGTACAGCTCTGCTGTAATGAGGTCTCTAACAGGAAGTGGTGAAGCTGGAGGAACCTGTCTGCTCATCAAATCCACGTTCAGTCAACATCCGGACGTCATGAAGCTTCGGCTCGTCTGCCTGCTGCTCGGTGAGTCCCACTCAGAACCTCTGCACCCATCAGAACCTCTGCACCCATCAGAACCTCTGCACCCATCAGAACCTCTGCATCCATCAGAACCTCTGCACCCATCAGAACCTCTGCACCCATCAGAACCTCTGCATCCATCAGAACCTCTGCACCCACCGGTCCACATCAGAACCTCTGCACCCACCAGTCCACATCAGAACCTCTGCACCCACCTGTCCATATCAGAACCTGCTGAGGGAAACATGATGATTTGAtcctaaaagttgttttattcaaGCTGCTCCAAAGGTTCaggagatattctgctaacagacgtTAAATATACcagtttaaagacattttcctgtttaaataaataatagttttataatttctgaacataaataatttttaaaagtatttatattttatttcgaAAGATTGTCCCACAGAAAGATATTAAAATCTCACTGAttctttttaaacctgtttctgaaatctactgtttttatctctttaagctgctgtcaggttttagttaatatttaactaatttgactttttaactacacttagcttttagcaacatccttcagctgtgtttagcttttagctgctgtgttgCAGACTTCTGCAGTGATTTTAGCTTCTTgtcgtgtttttttgttgcagattttagtttctgtttgtttttacctgaacctccttcagctctcagcgttCAGACGACggttttgaaatgaaaacacgAATCAAAGCAACAAATTCTTCATAACTTTGTCGTCATTTTCCTACTAATTTGCCTTCAGTTTTATGGAATCTGACATAAACACGGATCCTGAtgtctgtttcctgcagaaCTAACAGAAGACTGAGTAATGACCCTCAGCTTTATGAAAACTGaaggacagcagcagagaaactcTTACTGTAGAGGAAGGACTAATTCACACAGATGTGCAGCTGAGTggatttaaaaccaacaaactgttTACAGGAAAAGGAAGAAGTTTGTTGGGGTGAAGTATATAAAGTATATAAAGTATTAAGTACAGGGTGTGCTCATATAAAgaactgtgtctgtgtgtggggggaggaggaggaggaggaggaggtgtgaaacaaacagatgaaacaaaatgGAGGCTGCAGTTCTTCACTCCCGACGTTCAGTTTAGTCTCAGTTTGccttggctgtggcggccatcttggactgCACTGTCAGCTGACGGTGCAGACGATCAAACTGTTTGAAGTTAAGGAgctgaaatgattttttattttttttatttaaactctgatggttgttttctgctgcaggcgTGTCAGTTCTGTTGCTGCTCGGAACCTCCGGTTCTGCAGGTAAGTTGGTCAACATGTTATTACAAACACACTGATCCGGTCCAATCAGAACTTCTGAGTCAGTCGGCATCAGTTTTTAGaatctttctgcttctttcagctgctcatAAATCCAAACATTCGGCTCTTCTAGGAGATGCTGCTCTGACACCACAGGAACACATGAAGAAGCAGCTCCttcaaaaaacatctttaaaatcttcagctgctgttaacctttagctactgttagcgacctttagcttttagctggtcaCATCAGATTCCTGTAGTTCCCACCTGAAACCTTCTGTCTCGGTCTGATTATAAACCAGCCATCGCTGTGCTTCGACTTTTAGTGGCCGTTTGTTCTcaagctgacctttgacctgtccACTTTTAAaatcctctggttcatgagatattttgctgacaggcaGATGACTTGGTTGCATGAGCTGAAACCTCAAACTTGTCCCCTGTCTCCCGTCCTCCAGCGTCCCTGGACATCAGTCCAAACCTTCAGCAGTTCTTCAGTGGACAGTCCGTGTCCCTGAGCTGTCCCGAGGATGGACAGGAGACTGGGCGGAGCATCAGGAGGTCCAGAGGAGGGCGGGTGGAAGAATGTGGAGCAGCTGCTTCGGGTTTCGGTGTCCTCTACGGGTCGACCTGCGTCCTGGACCTCCTGTCCTCCTACACTGGACTCTACTGGTGCGAGACGCATTCTGGACGGAGGAGCGAGCAGGTCAACCTCACCGTGACCCGCAGAGAAGGTACCAGGTCCGACCGGAGCTCTGCGGCCGAGTCGCTTCCGTCCGTGTGATCGTCCGCGTCTTTCCTTCTGTTCAGACACGGCCTTCGCACTGGAGATCCCCGCACTTCCTGTCCCcgcaggaagtgacgtcacgctGCGCTGCAGATACAGGAATGGCTCCGCCGTCGCAGCGTACTTCTTCAGGGACAGGGACAACATCGGGAGCATGGTCACGTCCCACGTCCTTCAGGAAGTCCAACAGTCTGATGAAGGTCTTTACTGGTGCTCCACAGACACGTTCGGGTCGTCCCCTCGGAGTTTCCtcagggtcaaaggtgaagatgtgacat contains the following coding sequences:
- the LOC108249154 gene encoding uncharacterized protein LOC108249154, with translation MKLRLVCLLLGVSVLLLLGTSGSAASLDISPNLQQFFSGQSVSLSCPEDGQETGRSIRRSRGGRVEECGAAASGFGVLYGSTCVLDLLSSYTGLYWCETHSGRRSEQVNLTVTRREDTAFALEIPALPVPAGSDVTLRCRYRNGSAVAAYFFRDRDNIGSMVTSHVLQEVQQSDEGLYWCSTDTFGSSPRSFLRVKDPPPPPPSSTSFSPPDQTDPLEASPPPLPPSSPPPPPPPSALQLLRHLLVICPYCVCTVLLASICCRRTSGNQPAPSTETAPPTEKRDDIATEHDF